TACAGATATCCCGAAACTGTCTACATACCTTTTGAGTTGGTTATGACCTTCTTTGTCAGAATCCAATAGAACAAGGAATTCCTTACCCCATCCTAAATATAAGCTTATCAAGGTGTCCATATTACTTGAACTCGTACTTGGAGCCATATTTAAATCCAAATCAAGTTTTAGAATGACATCCTTAAAATATTTAAGAGTATAATAATCATTTTTACCTTCCAAAAAAACACAATTAGGCACGTTTTCTAAATTACTTGGTGTATAATCTAAAACATCCAAAATCGGCTGAAAGTAAGCTGTATTGTGAGGATGTGCAGCAGCAAATTCTCTGTATGGTTGAATAATAATGTTTGTTTTTCTAATATCGTATTCTTCGGGTCTTTCAAGACGAAGGCCCTCGTTTTTTACAACATAAGTACTTTCGAGCCAAATCGGATTTATAAGATGATGGCTATGAGTTGTGTAGATAATTTTACCATTACCTATAAGGTTTTCGAAACTTTTTAGAAGTTGTTGTTGTGCTGACGAGTGTAAATTAGATGCAGGCTCATCAAATAAGAATATAATGCCACTTGGCGAGTCCTTTCTAAACGGCCTAAATTGAGTAAACAAGAGGAAAACAAAAAACCATCTAAAACCTAAAGACCTATTGTTTATTTGATAAATTCCATCGTTTGCCTCAATGGTGAATTCTAAATATGTTAAATTGTTTTCATTCGTATCATAGTCAATTTTCACTCTGGTATCCAGAATTTTTCTTTTAAAAATAATGTTCCAAGCTTCAAAAACAACCTCGGTAATTTTTTTCTCCATTAGTTGATTCAAACGTTGTAGGCTTTTTTTGTCTACTTTGTTTTCACTTTTGATTCTATCAATTAAATGCGTTTGAATTGTAGTGCCATTTTCTAAAGAATTTAAAATATCTTGTATAAGGTCAAAATAGAAAGCCTCTTTTGGTGAAGGTTTTTCGGATGCTTCTAACAAAATTTGGTTCGGAAAATCAAATAGAAAATTAGGAAAATAGAGAATATTTGGCAATAAGTCTAAACAGATTTTTGCTAAATCTAGATTTATTTCATTTTTGTATTTATCACCGAGTGGAATGTATTTTGCTGGGTTTCTCTTTGTACATGCACTGAATCCACTCCATCTCATAAAAGATTTTTCGTATTTAGAATTTTTATACTCAAAATTTTTTATGAAGGTCACCGTCTGTCTAGGTTGTACTTGTTTTAATTCTGTATTTTTTTTTAAGTGGTTATTAATGATAGCCAAATCTTCTTTTTCAAGTTTCAGGGTGACTTCAATTTTTATTAAGCCGTTAAAATTGTCTCTTTTGCTGATAGGAATCAATTCCTCATAATCTGTAACAGAAGATCCAGGTAAATCCAGTGCATTCAAATCTTTTTCCCCAGAACTAAATAAGTTCATTGCCTCAAGTATTGTCGTTTTACCACTTTCATTCAAGCCAACAAGTGTGTAAATATTGGCATCAGGGGATTTATCTAAGTTAAAAGTGATATCTTCAATACCCTTAAAGTTTTGGATTCTAAACTGTTGATACTTCATTCTGTGAGGTTAATTTGGTCTAATACTGTTGTAAAATAAGAATAATATAATCAAATTAGGTTACTCGTCTATATACTTAAAATATTTATATGATTTTTTGTTCTAAATCTTAAATTAAAGTTTAATTTATGTATTGCTTTTTAGAAATACCCTCACTAAATATTTAAAACCTTCCTTCCCTTTATCTCTTCTAAATTTTATATCTTGGGCTACCAAATATTAAAAAACACACACCATGAAAAGATCCCTATTATTTTTCTTGGCAAGTCTTCTTGCTTTTCAAACCTTTGCGCAAACAGATGCGAACCTTGGAATTATTCCTGTTCCAGTTTCCATTAAAAAAAACAGTGGAACATTTGCTTTAGATAAAACTGTTGTATTAGTTAGCAAAGAAGCCGCCAACGCTAAAACTGCAGATTTATTAAATGCATTTATAGTAACTAAAGGAGGTTTCGCTTTAAGAGAAGCAAAAACATTAACAGCTGGTCAAAAAGCTATTGTTTTAACATCGGCAGGTGCTGTTCAATTGCCAAAGGAAGGTTATACAATTACAATCACAGCTAACCAAATCAAAGTGGTTGGTACAGAAGTAGGCTTGTTTTACGCAGTGCAATCTTTAATGCAATTAATGCCTGAGAAAAAACAAGATAAAATTAATATTCAAGCAGTAGAGATAA
The sequence above is drawn from the Pedobacter frigiditerrae genome and encodes:
- a CDS encoding ATP-dependent nuclease gives rise to the protein MKYQQFRIQNFKGIEDITFNLDKSPDANIYTLVGLNESGKTTILEAMNLFSSGEKDLNALDLPGSSVTDYEELIPISKRDNFNGLIKIEVTLKLEKEDLAIINNHLKKNTELKQVQPRQTVTFIKNFEYKNSKYEKSFMRWSGFSACTKRNPAKYIPLGDKYKNEINLDLAKICLDLLPNILYFPNFLFDFPNQILLEASEKPSPKEAFYFDLIQDILNSLENGTTIQTHLIDRIKSENKVDKKSLQRLNQLMEKKITEVVFEAWNIIFKRKILDTRVKIDYDTNENNLTYLEFTIEANDGIYQINNRSLGFRWFFVFLLFTQFRPFRKDSPSGIIFLFDEPASNLHSSAQQQLLKSFENLIGNGKIIYTTHSHHLINPIWLESTYVVKNEGLRLERPEEYDIRKTNIIIQPYREFAAAHPHNTAYFQPILDVLDYTPSNLENVPNCVFLEGKNDYYTLKYFKDVILKLDLDLNMAPSTSSSNMDTLISLYLGWGKEFLVLLDSDKEGHNQLKRYVDSFGISVEGRIFTLENIDANWKKIALEKIFRQEELLAFQTLIYPDTTEFNKTHFNRAIQECLIKKTEFDFSQETRNNFNTLLNFLALSLNNNTNLK